One window from the genome of Periophthalmus magnuspinnatus isolate fPerMag1 chromosome 18, fPerMag1.2.pri, whole genome shotgun sequence encodes:
- the rbm4.3 gene encoding RNA-binding protein 4.3 — MVKIFVGNLSTEATQDELKELFEQYGSVMECSIIKNFAFVHMDDRKAATKAIKSLHHYVLHGTPMNVEASHGKNQGPVKLHVANVEKGCDDELLALFEEYGTVSECAVVKNFAFVHMPNYDEAMDALKDLDNTEFQGKHIHVQISKSRPRHEGHDDYPPPPPPDYWPSRYPDRPDLPPPSYMRGRYGPPSYPPPPPLPPPPPRRPLYGERPYDSDRDRYSSVVDYYEKYRARPYATAYDDQRAPIPPPPPPAPVARDPYERRPLPPPPSSYYARDRSPIRRPPTAPVPPSSNGYSYERSRLAPGYNRDPYAELPPPPTARYAY; from the exons ATGGTGAAGATATTTGTGGGAAACCTGTCCACAGAAGCAACCCAGGATGAGCTCAAAGAACTCTTTGAGCAGTATGGCAGTGTCATGGAATGTTCAATCATCAAAAACTTTGCGTTTGTTCACATGGACGACCGCAAAGCTGCCACAAAAGCCATCAAGAGCCTGCACCATTATGTGCTGCATGGCACACCCATGAATGTGGAGGCCAGCCATGGCAAGAACCAGGGCCCAGTCAAACTACATGTGGCCAATGTAGAAAAGGGATGTGATGATGAGCTTCTTGCTCTCTTTGAAGAGTATGGTACAGTTTCAGAGTGTGCTGTTGTCAAAAATTTTGCTTTTGTACACATGCCCAACTATGATGAGGCAATGGATGCACTGAAGGATCTGGACAACACAGAATTCCAAG GCAAACACATCCATGTGCAGATTTCTAAGAGCCGGCCTCGGCATGAGGGGCATGATGATtacccccctcctccacctcctgacTACTGGCCTTCACGTTATCCAGACAGGCCTGATCTTCCCCCACCCAGCTACATGAGAGGCCGCTATGGCCCCCCAAGTTACCCCCCACCTCCCCCACTGCCACCTCCTCCCCCTAGACGGCCCCTTTATGGTGAGCGTCCCTACGACAGTGACAGGGATAGGTACAGCAGTGTGGTAGATTACTATGAGAAGTACCGAGCGCGCCCTTATGCCACAGCATATGATGACCAGCGGGCACCCATTCCTCCCCCTCCGCCACCCGCACCCGTCGCCCGAGATCCGTACGAGCGTCGGCCACTCCCACCTCCTCCGTCGTCATACTACGCCCGAGATCGCAGTCCCATCAGACGCCCGCCCACTGCCCCCGTCCCACCTTCATCTAATGGCTACAGCTACGAACGCTCCCGCCTTGCCCCTGGATACAACAGGGACCCCTACGCTGAGCTACCCCCACCGCCCACTGCTCGATATGCTTATTAA
- the tifa gene encoding TRAF-interacting protein with FHA domain-containing protein A — MNVSQTMETEEDLLTSLQIKLYHPQQRSKGMFSLLTLGRRIKQDADDPLRVGRDGQTCTLALVDQKVSRKQLSLHAYRTPQRQGMFFTIQNLSKKGRLIVNGTGLEYLERLDLPDKAMVRFGEYEMLIMREPGEAKGSFEMELDVLEVSPSTETCVCVPPRNPVMDTGFGYTEGLRFHEPSECDDTMPYHM; from the coding sequence ATGAACGTATCCCAAACaatggagacagaggaggacctTCTAACAAGTCTTCAGATAAAGCTATACCACCCCCAACAACGGTCAAAAGGTATGTTTAGCCTTCTAACTTTGGGCAGAAGAATCAAGCAGGACGCAGACGACCCTCTCCGCGTAGGACGGGATGGCCAGACCTGCACCTTGGCTCTGGTTGACCAAAAAGTATCCCGCAAGCAGCTGTCCCTCCATGCATATCGCACTCCTCAAAGGCAGGGCATGTTCTTCACCATCCAGAACTTGAGCAAGAAAGGGCGCTTGATTGTGAACGGAACAGGACTGGAGTACTTGGAGAGGTTGGATCTGCCGGACAAGGCCATGGTGCGCTTTGGGGAGTATGAGATGCTGATTATGAGGGAGCCTGGAGAGGCGAAGGGAAGTTTTGAAATGGAACTGGATGTGTTGGAAGTTTCTCCTTCTACAGAAACTTGTGTGTGCGTACCACCCAGGAACCCTGTTATGGACACTGGTTTCGGCTATACAGAGGGTCTCAGGTTTCATGAGCCATCGGAGTGTGACGATACCATGCCATATCACATGTAG
- the LOC117386154 gene encoding RNA-binding protein 4B yields MVKIFIGNLAQETEKEELEALFAPYGTVTECAKFKNYAFVHMDDRKAATKAIRELHFHKINGRPINVEPSRGKNQGPMKLHIANVEKGHENELQQLFEEYGTVSECAIVKNFAFVHMPNADEAMDALEALDNTEFQGKRIHVQVSKSRPRGAPEEDYYPPPSGRGSHYPPRYPDDRHEPYRGHMSAYAAPPPLPPPPPRRGAYPERYSDNYAGMIDYYEKYRAYSSLNNDRRSSGIPPPPPPSSALAQRLGLDTYERRPLPPPPSYMSRDRSPLRRAPPPPPPAGNGYSYERSRLSPVSKGSSYGAPRSREMYSERLQPSPARYAY; encoded by the exons ATGGTGAAAATATTTATTGGGAATCTCGCccaagaaacagagaaagaagaaCTTGAGGCCCTGTTCGCTCCATACGGCACAGTGACGGAATGCGCAAAGTTTAAAAATTATGCATTCGTTCACATGGATGACCGCAAGGCGGCTACAAAGGCCATCCGAGAACTCCACTTCCACAAGATCAACGGCCGACCCATCAACGTGGAGCCCAGCCGAGGGAAGAACCAGGGTCCCATGAAACTCCATATCGCCAATGTCGAAAAGGGCCACGAGAACGAGCTGCAGCAGCTGTTTGAGGAGTATGGCACAGTCTCTGAATGTGCCATTGTGAAAAACTTTGCTTTTGTTCACATGCCCAATGCCGACGAGGCCATGGATGCCCTGGAGGCTCTGGACAACACTGAGTTTCAAG GAAAGCGCATACATGTTCAGGTTTCAAAAAGCAGACCAAGAGGGGCTCCTGAGGAGGATTACTATCCACCTCCATCCGGCAGAGGCAGTCATTACCCGCCTCGTTACCCTGACGACAGGCACGAGCCTTACAGAGGCCATATGTCTGCTTATGCTGCACCGCCTCCTCTGCCGCCCCCTCCACCCAGGCGTGGGGCTTACCCCGAGCGCTACAGCGACAACTATGCTGGAATGATCGATTACTATGAGAAATACCGGGCCTACAGCTCTCTGAATAACGACAGGCGCTCCAGTGgtatccctcctcctcccccgccTTCGTCTGCTCTGGCCCAGCGTCTGGGCCTTGACACATATGAGCGCCGCCCGCTGCCACCACCTCCATCGTATATGAGCCGGGACAGAAGCCCTCTGCGTAGGGCCCCGCCGCCCCCTCCACCCGCGGGTAATGGCTACTCCTACGAGCGCTCTCGCCTCTCCCCTGTCTCCAAAGGCTCCTCTTACGGAGCCCCAAGGTCTCGAGAGATGTACTCTGAGAGACTGCAACCATCACCAGCTCGATACGCCTATTAG